GACTGCCGGTCGGTTCAAGGCCGAAATTGTCCCCATCACCGTGCGCACCACCGAGTACCTTGACGGCCATCCTCATACCCACGAACTCATCTTTGACACCGACGAAGGCCCTCGCGCCGATACCAGCCTCGAAGCCCTAGCTCAGCTCAAACCCGTCTTCAAAGCTAACGGCACCGTTACCGCTGGCACCTCCTCCCAAATGTCTGACGGGGCCGCCGCCACCGTAGTCATGGGAGCTGACAAGGTTCAAGAACTCGGCTTGCAACCCCTCGGTCGCCTACTCGGCTTCGCCGTCGCTGGAGTCCCCCCCGAAATCATGGGCATCGGCCCCATCGCCGCCATCCCCAAAGTGCTGAAGCAGGTCGGCCTCACCTTCGGCGACATCGGCCTGATCGAGCTCAACGAAGCCTTCGCCGCCCAATCCCTCGCCGTCATTCGCGAACTGGGCCTCAACGAAGACATCGTCAACGTCAACGGCGGCGCGATCGCCCTCGGCCACCCCCTTGGCTGCTCCGGTGCCAAACTCACCGCTACCCTACTGCATGAAATGCAGCGACGCGGCACCCGCTATGGCCTAGTGACCATGTGCGTCGGCGGCGGCATGGGCGCGGCGGGGGTTTTCGAGAACCTGGTTGTGTGAGGAGTAGGGGAGTGATGGAGTGGGGGAGTAGGGGAGTG
This genomic interval from Nodosilinea sp. FACHB-141 contains the following:
- a CDS encoding acetyl-CoA C-acyltransferase encodes the protein MNTTAYIVSTVRTAVGKAPRGTLRHTSPDDMGAAAVRGALEHIPALVSDHIDDVIMGCAMPEAEQGYNLGRLIALRAGLPDSVSGCTVNRLCASGLQSIAMATQAIAWGQSDVIVAGGVESMSIIPMGGHQFSPSTELFAEMPDAYIPMGLTAEKVADRFQVSRADQDAFALRSHQKALAAQTAGRFKAEIVPITVRTTEYLDGHPHTHELIFDTDEGPRADTSLEALAQLKPVFKANGTVTAGTSSQMSDGAAATVVMGADKVQELGLQPLGRLLGFAVAGVPPEIMGIGPIAAIPKVLKQVGLTFGDIGLIELNEAFAAQSLAVIRELGLNEDIVNVNGGAIALGHPLGCSGAKLTATLLHEMQRRGTRYGLVTMCVGGGMGAAGVFENLVV